A genomic region of Methanofastidiosum sp. contains the following coding sequences:
- a CDS encoding PAS domain S-box protein, with product MKSVRDNTEQMSESIEEIHKPDFNEQNINYSSIIEAAQDMIFIHDLEGKVTYVNKASSIQSGYSEEELLNMNVAQNVPPEYYPIMEELQIKRMQGSREVFTYEMEYLKKNGERIPVMVSSSPLYKGDKLKGVIHIVRNISDLKKAEMVLTLQIELASKLCQTNKMSHALEAALNTALKIGDVDCGGIYIIDEKTSEFRLEYFKNISDETLDFFKSISQKNKFISGPLFVSGNESTNGIPAEILEKLRNKEKLKFFTIIPFFHMGKPLGSLNIGSHEKDDIPELSKKILLALSQEMGGTISRIRFEESMLESEKKYRQIVESANSIIFKFDKDGKILSMNEYGMSFFGYKREEIIGKTVYETITPEYESTGRDLRTLAYDIHRDEEKYKININENIKKNGERAWVYWANKPIRDKDGNLIAVLAVGNDITEQTKLQEEIKYSELKFKTLFEKAYEPIFILDQDLFIRDTNLSSVGLFHYSKEKLLGMSLYELIAPLESKRLQHVLRKEFDNSSIFMETNFIKKSGSIFPAEISLTALDIRGEKSIICTVRDVTEQKRT from the coding sequence ATGAAATCTGTTAGAGACAATACAGAACAAATGTCAGAATCTATTGAAGAAATCCATAAACCTGATTTCAATGAACAAAATATAAATTATAGTTCTATAATTGAAGCAGCCCAAGATATGATTTTCATTCATGACCTTGAAGGAAAAGTAACATATGTCAATAAAGCTAGTAGTATTCAAAGTGGATATTCTGAAGAAGAGCTTTTGAATATGAACGTTGCCCAAAATGTACCGCCAGAGTACTATCCAATTATGGAAGAACTCCAGATTAAGAGAATGCAGGGTAGTCGAGAGGTATTCACATACGAAATGGAATACTTGAAAAAAAATGGGGAAAGAATACCTGTAATGGTCAGTTCCTCACCATTGTATAAGGGGGATAAACTAAAGGGCGTTATCCATATCGTTAGAAACATTTCTGATTTAAAAAAAGCAGAGATGGTATTGACTCTACAGATAGAACTTGCCTCGAAACTCTGCCAGACAAACAAAATGAGTCATGCGCTTGAAGCGGCTTTGAATACTGCATTGAAAATTGGGGATGTCGATTGTGGCGGCATATATATTATAGATGAAAAAACTTCTGAGTTTAGGCTTGAATATTTTAAAAATATCTCAGATGAAACACTTGATTTTTTCAAATCAATCAGCCAGAAAAATAAATTTATCTCCGGGCCACTATTTGTGAGTGGAAATGAATCTACAAATGGAATTCCGGCCGAAATTTTAGAAAAGTTAAGGAACAAAGAAAAATTGAAATTTTTCACCATAATACCATTTTTCCACATGGGCAAACCTCTTGGTAGCCTTAATATTGGAAGCCATGAAAAAGACGATATACCTGAATTATCAAAGAAAATACTTCTTGCCTTATCTCAAGAGATGGGTGGAACAATTTCAAGGATACGATTTGAGGAATCAATGCTGGAGAGTGAAAAAAAGTATAGGCAGATAGTTGAATCAGCAAATAGTATTATCTTTAAATTTGATAAAGACGGTAAAATTCTCTCAATGAATGAGTACGGGATGTCTTTTTTTGGTTATAAGCGAGAAGAGATCATAGGGAAAACGGTTTACGAGACAATCACGCCTGAATATGAGTCAACAGGACGCGATCTTAGAACTCTAGCATACGACATACACAGAGATGAGGAAAAATACAAGATTAATATAAATGAAAATATAAAAAAGAATGGAGAGAGGGCCTGGGTATACTGGGCGAATAAACCAATAAGAGATAAAGATGGAAATTTAATCGCTGTTCTAGCCGTTGGAAACGATATTACTGAGCAGACAAAACTCCAGGAAGAAATTAAATATTCAGAATTAAAATTTAAAACTCTTTTTGAAAAAGCATATGAGCCGATATTTATTTTGGATCAAGACCTATTCATTCGAGACACTAATCTTTCAAGTGTTGGGCTTTTCCATTACTCTAAAGAGAAGCTTTTAGGGATGAGTCTTTATGAGTTGATAGCTCCCCTAGAATCAAAGAGGCTGCAACACGTTTTAAGAAAAGAATTTGATAATTCTAGTATTTTCATGGAGACAAACTTTATTAAAAAAAGTGGGAGTATCTTTCCAGCCGAAATTAGCTTAACGGCCCTGGATATACGAGGAGAAAAATCAATAATCTGCACAGTTAGAGATGTTACTGAGCAGAAGAGAAC
- a CDS encoding PAS domain-containing protein, giving the protein MDNKDNTSQKVKKNKKQNTFLPDLYLNQIYSLPNISVNREGIIVYANEDTSRILGYPKKELLGMEATQIYTHPSDREVLLKELYGKGAIQNFTTVLKRKDDRQVECTLEMQVFRDSEGNILGHTGTIKDIKLESDLRLKLEKENKRLFSVLDKLPVYVCLYDANRNVVFANKYLKNRFQKIESKKCYKVFYDSDKPCEDCPILYVFESNKPIIYERTQKDCLTCEIHSYPFTDVDGNRFVLEIGIDITGRKKAEDNLRELNETLEILNKILRHDILNDLTVALNFCDLIETKDVELKERTMKAISKSVELIENTRDLEKAFNGKIKSKDAKLYDVKNKLVELTKHYPGIKINMLGNCKIFVDESIMIVFDNIIRNANIHGGADQIDVSLKREGKHCEVSFGDNGTGITREVKDRLFEEGFSYGPNKGSGLGLYIAKKIIEKHNGEIQVKDNKPKGVVITLKFKSEDVNEIC; this is encoded by the coding sequence ATGGACAATAAAGATAACACCTCTCAAAAGGTTAAGAAAAATAAAAAACAAAATACTTTTCTTCCAGATTTATATTTAAATCAGATTTATTCCCTTCCCAATATATCCGTCAATAGAGAAGGGATAATTGTCTATGCAAATGAGGACACTTCAAGGATTCTTGGATATCCAAAAAAAGAGCTTCTGGGGATGGAGGCCACCCAGATATATACTCATCCCTCTGACAGGGAAGTTTTACTAAAGGAGCTATACGGAAAAGGCGCCATTCAAAATTTTACCACCGTTCTAAAAAGAAAAGATGATAGACAAGTCGAATGTACCCTTGAAATGCAAGTTTTTAGAGATAGCGAAGGCAATATCCTAGGCCACACCGGCACAATAAAGGACATAAAACTAGAAAGTGACCTTAGATTGAAGCTAGAAAAGGAGAATAAAAGACTCTTTTCCGTTCTTGATAAATTGCCAGTTTATGTCTGCCTTTATGATGCCAATCGTAACGTTGTATTCGCAAATAAATATTTAAAAAACAGATTTCAAAAAATTGAATCAAAAAAGTGTTACAAGGTATTTTACGATTCTGACAAACCCTGTGAAGACTGCCCAATACTATATGTTTTTGAAAGCAATAAACCCATAATTTATGAAAGAACTCAGAAGGATTGTCTGACATGTGAAATTCATTCATACCCTTTCACGGATGTAGATGGGAATAGATTTGTATTGGAGATTGGAATTGATATAACTGGGCGTAAAAAGGCGGAAGATAATCTAAGGGAGTTAAATGAAACTCTAGAAATATTGAATAAAATATTGAGGCACGACATACTAAATGATCTAACAGTTGCACTAAACTTTTGTGATTTAATTGAAACAAAGGATGTAGAGCTTAAAGAAAGAACTATGAAAGCGATATCAAAAAGTGTCGAGTTAATAGAAAATACTAGAGACCTTGAAAAAGCTTTCAATGGGAAAATAAAGTCAAAAGATGCCAAACTTTACGATGTGAAAAATAAACTAGTAGAACTAACAAAACATTATCCTGGAATTAAAATAAATATGTTGGGCAATTGCAAAATCTTTGTAGACGAATCAATAATGATTGTTTTTGATAATATAATTAGAAATGCAAATATTCATGGCGGGGCAGACCAGATAGACGTGTCTCTAAAAAGAGAGGGAAAGCACTGTGAAGTTTCATTTGGAGATAACGGCACAGGTATAACTAGGGAAGTTAAAGATAGATTGTTTGAAGAAGGTTTTAGCTATGGCCCGAACAAGGGATCTGGACTTGGGCTCTATATAGCTAAGAAGATAATAGAAAAGCACAATGGAGAAATTCAGGTAAAAGATAATAAGCCAAAAGGTGTCGTAATTACTTTAAAATTTAAGAGTGAGGATGTCAATGAAATCTGTTAG
- a CDS encoding TraB/GumN family protein, whose protein sequence is MTKETLEIGNKEVILIGTVHISKESVDEVRDVIEKEKPDVVGVELCESRYEALKNVKKWEDTNILDIIKQGKIFLFLINLLLSNYQKRLGDKFGVKPGSEFVEAINVAEKEKIKIALIDRDIQTTLKRAWNKMKLKEKLKLMFGVFLGFFEEEEEEDIIEKLQDKDIINELLNELSKEIPSVKETLIDERDRYLALKILQSDAKKFVAVIGRGHMEGVKRALNELNKKSAKKDIKELEVIPQKKSSWKYVGYLIPILFFGIVIYGFFTKGFEFTLRVFFIWIVVNGTLSALGAALAFAHPVSILVAFIAAPITSLNPTIAAGWFAGLSEVKFRKPKIKDFEGLNSIEGFTDLWKNGVTRIILVVAFSNIGSTIGTIYAIPYIISLL, encoded by the coding sequence ATGACTAAAGAAACGCTTGAGATTGGAAATAAAGAAGTCATACTAATAGGCACTGTACACATATCAAAGGAAAGTGTCGATGAGGTAAGGGACGTAATCGAAAAGGAAAAGCCTGACGTTGTAGGCGTTGAGCTTTGCGAGAGTAGATATGAAGCGCTTAAAAATGTCAAAAAGTGGGAAGATACAAATATCTTGGACATAATTAAGCAGGGAAAGATCTTTCTTTTTTTAATAAATTTATTACTATCTAATTATCAAAAAAGGCTTGGCGATAAGTTTGGGGTCAAGCCTGGTTCTGAGTTTGTAGAAGCGATTAACGTTGCGGAAAAAGAGAAGATAAAAATTGCCCTTATCGATAGAGACATCCAGACGACATTAAAGCGCGCATGGAATAAAATGAAACTAAAAGAAAAACTGAAGTTGATGTTTGGTGTCTTTTTGGGATTCTTTGAAGAAGAGGAAGAAGAAGACATCATTGAAAAGCTTCAGGACAAAGACATCATAAACGAGCTCTTAAATGAGCTTTCAAAAGAGATACCCTCCGTCAAAGAAACACTTATTGATGAGCGTGACAGGTACCTGGCGTTAAAGATACTACAAAGCGATGCAAAGAAGTTCGTTGCTGTTATTGGCAGAGGCCACATGGAAGGGGTAAAAAGAGCCTTGAATGAGCTAAACAAGAAGAGCGCTAAAAAAGACATAAAGGAACTTGAAGTAATCCCACAAAAGAAAAGCTCATGGAAATACGTTGGATACCTAATCCCCATACTCTTCTTTGGGATTGTCATCTATGGATTTTTCACTAAAGGTTTTGAGTTTACATTAAGAGTTTTTTTCATATGGATCGTCGTGAATGGGACATTATCTGCACTTGGCGCAGCACTTGCCTTTGCACACCCAGTGTCTATACTAGTTGCTTTTATAGCAGCACCGATTACATCGCTTAACCCTACAATTGCGGCAGGCTGGTTTGCAGGGCTTTCTGAGGTTAAGTTTAGAAAACCTAAAATAAAGGATTTTGAAGGATTGAATAGTATTGAAGGATTTACTGACCTGTGGAAAAATGGAGTTACAAGGATAATCCTCGTTGTCGCTTTTTCCAATATAGGGAGTACTATAGGGACGATATATGCTATCCCCTATATAATTTCCCTCTTGTGA
- the lysS gene encoding lysine--tRNA ligase, whose translation MHWASTFAERIIAERGEKKEYICESGVTPSGHCHIGHFREAITTNLVAFALKDMGHNSRHIHMWDDYDRFRKVPSNVPASYSEYIGLPDYKVPDPDGCHSSFADHFMEPFEVSLSEAGMEPDFLRASEQYKKGIYRDNIKIALEKKEKLIELLNSQRGGEKLASDWYPVSVYCPKCGKDITKITAFDGEYGLSYSCKCGFEETADIRKANYIKLKWRVDWPSRWAELGVDYEPYGKDHGTQGGSADTGQRIIQEVFNKPPIIGATYEFVSLKGASGKMSSSKGNVVLPSDILLVMEPDVLRYLFVKTKPTKELKIALDLDFLNVYDEFDRVETTYFSDEEINKREKYDKLYEFSNIWGYKKLPAQPSFRFMSVLVQITSDVDRIIRILKKEGHLKGELSEIDIERIKTRVNLATNWVKLYAPDMIKFEILTEAPKVDLSKEQREGLKIISDLIQGEDLTDVELHNKIYETATNIPIEPKMLFGAIYQVLIGKESGPKAAAFINALEKDFVVERFSSY comes from the coding sequence ATGCACTGGGCATCAACGTTTGCTGAGAGAATTATTGCAGAAAGAGGAGAGAAGAAAGAGTATATTTGTGAATCTGGGGTTACACCCTCAGGGCACTGTCATATAGGCCACTTTAGGGAGGCCATCACAACAAATCTTGTAGCATTTGCGCTAAAGGACATGGGGCACAATTCCCGTCACATACACATGTGGGACGATTATGACCGGTTTAGGAAGGTTCCTTCAAATGTTCCGGCCAGTTATTCAGAGTATATAGGATTGCCTGACTATAAGGTACCAGATCCTGATGGCTGCCATAGCTCATTTGCTGATCACTTTATGGAACCTTTTGAAGTTTCACTCTCTGAGGCAGGGATGGAACCTGACTTCTTGAGGGCTTCTGAGCAGTATAAAAAAGGCATATACCGCGATAATATCAAGATAGCTCTCGAAAAGAAGGAGAAGTTAATAGAGTTATTGAACAGCCAGAGGGGTGGGGAGAAACTTGCATCTGACTGGTATCCAGTTTCTGTCTACTGCCCAAAATGCGGAAAGGACATAACAAAGATAACAGCATTTGATGGAGAATACGGTTTAAGTTACTCCTGTAAGTGTGGATTTGAAGAGACTGCTGACATTAGAAAGGCAAACTACATCAAGCTAAAATGGAGAGTCGACTGGCCATCAAGATGGGCTGAGCTAGGTGTTGACTATGAGCCTTATGGTAAAGACCACGGTACACAGGGTGGAAGTGCCGATACAGGCCAGAGGATAATACAGGAGGTATTCAATAAACCCCCAATTATAGGTGCAACATATGAGTTCGTATCTCTTAAAGGCGCAAGTGGAAAGATGTCTTCCTCCAAAGGCAATGTAGTTCTACCTTCAGACATTCTTTTAGTCATGGAGCCTGACGTATTGAGGTATCTATTTGTCAAGACAAAACCTACAAAGGAGCTAAAGATTGCCCTAGATCTTGACTTCCTAAATGTTTATGACGAGTTTGATAGAGTAGAGACTACTTATTTCAGTGATGAAGAGATTAACAAACGAGAGAAGTATGATAAGCTCTACGAATTTTCAAACATCTGGGGTTATAAAAAACTCCCAGCACAACCATCCTTTAGATTCATGTCAGTGCTCGTACAGATTACTTCCGATGTAGATAGGATAATCAGAATCCTGAAAAAAGAGGGGCATCTAAAAGGAGAGCTCTCCGAAATAGATATTGAAAGAATCAAAACAAGGGTAAACCTTGCTACAAACTGGGTTAAACTCTATGCTCCAGACATGATAAAGTTTGAAATATTGACAGAAGCACCAAAAGTAGATCTTTCAAAAGAGCAGAGAGAGGGGCTGAAGATTATTTCTGATCTAATTCAGGGAGAAGACCTAACTGACGTTGAGCTCCACAATAAGATCTATGAAACCGCGACAAACATTCCAATAGAGCCAAAAATGCTCTTTGGAGCCATATACCAAGTCTTGATTGGCAAGGAGTCTGGCCCCAAAGCAGCTGCGTTCATAAATGCCCTTGAAAAAGATTTCGTAGTTGAAAGATTCAGTAGCTACTGA
- a CDS encoding nucleotidyltransferase yields MMKEKTVAFHRRKVTYNDENWSMLSSIRSKALIVMEKISDFQPILYGSVARGDVHKGSDIDFFIEHIPETYLLEMALEDIGIKERSIVQATPWHLVKGSITLYTGETITFPITESKLREIEFYYFGGAIELEDLKKDKRVPGVDKRLILIRPTEDGHIEEEITGREAEVSKLLNVSIDIVRERSQVLTRRDKIGRTGVYLNRVLMHDDSFEQVLKEICDKDSNVRRRG; encoded by the coding sequence ATAATGAAAGAGAAAACAGTCGCATTTCACAGGAGAAAAGTAACTTATAACGATGAAAATTGGAGCATGCTTTCATCAATAAGGTCAAAAGCTCTTATTGTCATGGAAAAGATATCTGATTTTCAACCTATTCTGTATGGGTCAGTTGCGAGGGGTGATGTCCATAAGGGGTCAGATATTGACTTTTTCATAGAGCATATCCCTGAAACATACCTATTGGAGATGGCTTTAGAGGATATCGGGATTAAAGAAAGGAGCATAGTACAGGCAACCCCATGGCACCTTGTCAAGGGCTCAATTACCCTCTATACAGGGGAAACGATAACATTTCCCATAACTGAGTCAAAGTTACGGGAGATTGAGTTCTACTATTTTGGTGGAGCGATTGAGCTTGAGGACCTTAAAAAAGACAAGAGAGTGCCTGGTGTTGATAAGAGATTGATATTGATTAGGCCAACTGAAGATGGGCACATTGAAGAGGAGATAACTGGCAGGGAAGCAGAGGTGTCAAAACTGCTTAATGTCTCAATTGATATAGTTAGGGAGCGCTCCCAAGTACTTACAAGAAGGGATAAGATTGGCAGGACCGGAGTCTATCTCAATAGGGTTTTAATGCACGATGATTCTTTTGAGCAAGTCTTAAAAGAGATATGCGACAAAGACTCAAATGTCAGACGGAGAGGTTAG
- a CDS encoding site-2 protease family protein — protein MNPLYVVLIGIILFWVALSEVNKRYNLSKYGVDFQGIILLWRTKRFNDFIDNVSKKGKKVWNVYSIIGIGAAVVGMITVFYFLFSNAIKVLLSPEPSPGVGFVIPGVTVPFWYSIIGLIVVLMVHEGSHGVIARANNIKLKSTGLALFVAIPGAFVEPDEEELKKTSRLTRMKVYAAGSMANFVTALIAFVLIVGLVNPLLTPSGIQIVSIEDSSSAFGLLSQGDIITEINGIKIETLQNFYDIMQDTNPGDQLNIVSNKGTFNITLSDHPREPGKGYIGIVTSQYYSSPINMKILTPISGVLFWVFLLNFNIGLINLFPLPFLFDGGKIFKEIVDTKFSEANSNTIQKVFAIIGIMLFAINILPSFL, from the coding sequence ATGAACCCGCTTTATGTAGTGCTTATAGGCATAATTTTGTTCTGGGTAGCGCTCTCAGAGGTTAACAAAAGGTATAATCTTTCAAAGTATGGTGTCGATTTCCAAGGGATAATCCTCTTATGGAGGACAAAAAGATTCAATGACTTTATTGACAACGTTTCAAAGAAGGGTAAGAAAGTATGGAACGTCTATAGCATAATTGGGATAGGTGCTGCGGTAGTCGGCATGATCACAGTTTTTTACTTCCTATTCTCAAATGCTATCAAGGTGTTACTTTCACCAGAGCCTTCTCCCGGAGTCGGTTTTGTCATACCTGGAGTAACTGTTCCATTCTGGTACAGCATAATAGGCCTTATAGTTGTCTTAATGGTGCACGAAGGATCTCACGGGGTAATCGCTAGAGCAAACAACATAAAGCTCAAATCGACTGGGTTGGCCCTATTTGTTGCAATACCCGGGGCCTTTGTTGAGCCAGACGAAGAAGAGCTAAAAAAGACTTCAAGGCTCACAAGGATGAAGGTCTATGCAGCAGGATCTATGGCAAACTTTGTCACAGCTTTGATAGCTTTTGTACTGATAGTAGGGTTAGTAAACCCGCTACTGACCCCTTCTGGTATCCAGATAGTTTCAATTGAAGATTCATCAAGTGCATTTGGGTTATTGTCCCAAGGAGACATAATTACAGAGATCAACGGGATAAAGATTGAAACGCTTCAGAACTTCTATGACATCATGCAAGACACAAATCCAGGCGACCAACTAAATATTGTATCAAACAAGGGCACATTCAATATTACACTGAGTGACCATCCAAGGGAGCCAGGTAAAGGCTACATAGGTATTGTCACGTCACAATATTACAGCTCACCCATAAATATGAAGATTTTGACCCCTATAAGCGGCGTATTGTTCTGGGTTTTCCTCTTGAACTTCAATATAGGATTGATTAATCTCTTCCCCCTACCGTTCCTATTTGACGGAGGGAAGATATTCAAAGAGATAGTTGACACAAAGTTCAGCGAGGCCAACTCAAATACTATTCAAAAGGTATTTGCTATAATAGGCATAATGCTTTTTGCAATAAATATCCTGCCTTCGTTTTTATGA
- a CDS encoding thiamine biosynthesis protein ThiS: protein MIKVVFLRDKRTVEVEAKNVSEVFSKIAILREQYVVIKNGKIVCEDESLSDGDTIELFTVASGG from the coding sequence ATGATAAAGGTAGTTTTTTTACGGGACAAGAGAACTGTTGAAGTGGAAGCGAAGAATGTTTCCGAAGTATTCTCAAAGATAGCCATATTGAGAGAGCAGTATGTCGTGATAAAAAACGGAAAGATAGTCTGCGAGGATGAATCATTATCAGACGGAGATACTATCGAGCTATTCACAGTTGCTTCAGGTGGTTAA
- a CDS encoding TIGR00269 family protein, with amino-acid sequence MKCSRCKKDAIYFQRQSGQYYCGEHFNSYFVKKFMRIIREDQLIKKNEKVAVAVSGGKDSLTLAYLLKKLQARYPFQMEAIIVDEGISGYRAHTLDAAKSQLEKLEIEYHIESFKDNFGKTLDSFVENNKENACSTCGILRRYILNKKARELSCTKLATGHNLDDEDQSVIMNLMRGDVIRFSRGQNYYKKISDKFVERIKPLRYFLEKEIVIFALNNKLTFDSSECPYAEYAMRGEVGKFLDRMEELRPTTKYSLLSGYDKVLPALNQFFIPDSIGVCEVCGEPTMDGTCMRCKILEKE; translated from the coding sequence TTGAAGTGTTCAAGATGCAAGAAGGATGCAATATACTTCCAGAGGCAGTCTGGCCAGTACTACTGTGGAGAGCACTTCAATAGCTATTTTGTGAAAAAGTTCATGCGGATTATTAGAGAAGACCAGCTAATAAAAAAGAATGAGAAGGTTGCAGTCGCTGTTAGCGGTGGGAAGGATAGCTTGACCTTAGCTTATCTCCTAAAGAAGCTCCAAGCCAGATACCCTTTTCAGATGGAGGCTATAATAGTTGATGAGGGGATATCCGGGTACAGGGCTCATACCCTAGATGCCGCAAAATCACAGCTTGAAAAACTTGAGATAGAATATCACATCGAGTCTTTTAAGGATAATTTTGGGAAAACCCTTGACTCTTTTGTTGAAAACAACAAGGAAAATGCATGCTCCACATGTGGGATATTGAGAAGATATATCTTGAACAAAAAAGCAAGGGAGCTATCCTGCACAAAGCTTGCAACAGGCCATAACCTTGATGATGAGGATCAGTCTGTCATTATGAATCTCATGAGGGGCGATGTGATAAGGTTTTCAAGGGGACAGAACTACTACAAGAAGATAAGTGACAAGTTTGTTGAAAGAATTAAACCCCTACGGTATTTCTTAGAGAAGGAGATAGTAATATTTGCACTTAATAATAAGCTAACATTTGACTCTTCAGAGTGCCCATATGCGGAGTACGCTATGAGGGGTGAAGTAGGGAAGTTCCTTGACAGGATGGAGGAGTTAAGGCCTACAACGAAATACTCCCTTTTGTCTGGGTATGATAAAGTCCTCCCGGCATTAAATCAGTTTTTTATCCCGGACTCAATTGGAGTTTGTGAGGTATGTGGGGAGCCCACTATGGACGGCACATGCATGAGGTGCAAGATTTTGGAAAAGGAATAG
- a CDS encoding DUF86 domain-containing protein, giving the protein MKKDLRIFLLHILDSIVLIEEYMKNKSKEDFKDSLSLQDMTIRRLEIIGEAIKNLPQEFKDNYTQVPWKKISGLRDKLIHEYFGIDIDLVWTIIVRDLPELKQNIEDILEEIS; this is encoded by the coding sequence ATGAAGAAGGATCTTAGGATTTTCCTACTACATATTCTTGATAGCATAGTTTTAATTGAAGAATATATGAAGAATAAATCAAAAGAAGATTTTAAAGATTCACTTTCTCTTCAAGACATGACTATACGAAGACTTGAAATAATTGGCGAAGCGATAAAAAATCTTCCCCAAGAATTTAAAGATAATTATACCCAAGTTCCTTGGAAAAAGATATCTGGATTGAGGGACAAATTAATTCATGAATATTTTGGCATTGATATAGATTTAGTATGGACAATAATTGTGAGAGATTTACCAGAATTAAAACAAAATATAGAAGATATCTTAGAAGAAATTTCATAG
- a CDS encoding nucleotidyltransferase family protein, translating into MRLSDIKTKSIPILKKHGIKKAAVFGSYVRGEETKDSDIDILVEFADVETKSLLDLIGLEQELEEFFNKKVDVITYKSIHPLLKDYILKEQEVFYEEGS; encoded by the coding sequence ATTAGGCTCTCTGATATTAAGACTAAGTCGATTCCAATTTTAAAAAAACACGGAATAAAAAAAGCTGCTGTTTTTGGATCCTACGTTCGAGGAGAAGAAACTAAAGATAGTGATATCGATATATTAGTTGAATTTGCAGATGTGGAAACTAAATCTTTACTTGATTTAATAGGCTTAGAACAAGAACTTGAAGAATTTTTTAATAAGAAAGTTGATGTTATTACTTACAAATCAATTCACCCTCTATTAAAGGATTATATTTTAAAGGAGCAGGAAGTATTCTATGAAGAAGGATCTTAG
- a CDS encoding PQQ-like beta-propeller repeat protein: MKKISILVCFIFLVSISSVYAADGDLKWHTGQVGKANIGGRILTSPAIGSDGTIYVGTGSGDGQLYAVNQDGTLKWKTDFIGDLIYSSPVIGTDGTIYVGTFVGDGELYAIYPTGTLKWHTGQVGKANIGSLIYSSPAIGADGTIYVGTHSGAQELYAINTDGTLKWKTDFITNPIYASPAIGADGTIYVGTEGSSSCRFYAVNPTDGSKKWETTTGFGMFSSPAIGSDGTIYFGTYYSSNNLYAINPLDGSSKWNYPTSGQVWSSPAIGSDGTIYIGTYSGDSELYAINPNNTLKWKTNFIAGLVYTSPAIGADGTIYVGTYSGDYQLYAVNPNGTLKWKTDSIGKAIFASPAIGADGTIYVGTDMGGVGELYAIYSSPGWTYATYENSMRTYTNSNWPKFGQNNYNLRRVVPAPQEVAGRPKSLPITKILKILGLLKEE, encoded by the coding sequence ATGAAAAAAATATCTATTTTAGTTTGTTTCATATTTTTAGTTTCTATTAGTTCAGTGTATGCAGCAGATGGAGATCTAAAGTGGCATACTGGACAAGTCGGGAAAGCGAATATAGGAGGTCGTATTCTAACATCTCCGGCAATAGGTAGTGATGGTACAATCTATGTTGGAACAGGTTCTGGTGATGGGCAACTTTACGCAGTAAATCAAGACGGGACATTAAAATGGAAAACTGACTTCATAGGAGACCTGATTTATTCATCTCCTGTAATCGGTACTGATGGCACAATCTATGTTGGGACCTTCGTTGGTGATGGAGAGCTATATGCAATATATCCTACTGGAACATTGAAATGGCATACTGGACAAGTCGGAAAAGCGAATATTGGGAGCCTGATTTATTCATCGCCTGCAATTGGCGCTGATGGTACAATCTATGTTGGAACTCATTCAGGAGCACAAGAACTATACGCAATAAATACCGACGGTACTCTAAAGTGGAAAACTGACTTCATAACTAATCCAATTTATGCCTCGCCAGCAATTGGTGCTGATGGCACAATTTATGTTGGAACTGAAGGAAGTTCTAGCTGTCGATTTTATGCAGTAAATCCCACGGATGGATCTAAGAAGTGGGAAACAACTACAGGATTTGGAATGTTTTCATCGCCCGCAATCGGTAGTGACGGCACAATCTACTTTGGAACATATTATAGTTCCAATAATCTTTACGCAATAAATCCTTTAGATGGATCTAGTAAATGGAATTACCCCACATCAGGACAAGTTTGGTCGTCACCTGCAATAGGTAGTGACGGCACAATATACATTGGAACATATTCTGGAGATTCAGAGCTTTACGCAATAAATCCCAACAATACTCTAAAGTGGAAAACAAACTTCATAGCAGGATTAGTTTACACATCCCCAGCAATTGGCGCTGATGGTACAATCTATGTTGGAACTTATTCTGGTGACTACCAGCTTTACGCAGTAAATCCTAACGGTACTCTAAAGTGGAAAACAGACTCCATAGGGAAGGCTATTTTTGCCTCGCCTGCAATTGGCGCTGATGGTACAATCTATGTTGGAACTGATATGGGTGGTGTTGGTGAACTTTATGCCATATACAGTAGCCCAGGATGGACGTATGCGACATACGAAAATTCAATGAGAACATACACAAACTCAAACTGGCCAAAGTTTGGTCAGAATAACTACAATCTTA